The following are encoded together in the Bacillus cereus group sp. RP43 genome:
- a CDS encoding NCS2 family permease, with the protein MFNLSKHKTSIKTEIMAGIITFLTMAYIIVVNPVILGDAGVPFEQAFTATIIAAVVGTLFMAIFTNLPIAIAPGMGLNAYFSYSVVKAHEGMTFAIAFSAVFVAGMILILLSFTSFRTKLMEVIPENLKHALTAGIGLFIAFIGLRLTGIVTKNDANLVGLGDLHSAPVLLALAGLGITIILMSLNINGALFIGMLLTGIIAYFTGQLTFSSGVTSMPGLPEGIIVSNPITAVSDVINYGLYGVVFSFFLVTLFDTTGTLLGVAQQGGFIKDGKLPKAGRALLSDSFSATIGAMFGTTPSTAYIESSAGVAAGGRTGLTTVTVAVLFALAAFFGPLVSAVSGVSAITAPSLIIVGSLMMGSVRHIDWDTFDEAFPAFLVILSMPLTSSISTGIALGFISYPLMKVAKGQFRAVHPLVYLFGILFAYQLVFLPH; encoded by the coding sequence ATGTTTAACCTTTCAAAACATAAAACTTCTATTAAAACTGAAATTATGGCAGGTATTATTACCTTTTTAACAATGGCATATATCATTGTCGTAAACCCTGTCATCCTTGGGGATGCAGGTGTTCCGTTTGAACAAGCATTTACAGCTACAATTATCGCTGCTGTTGTCGGAACATTATTTATGGCGATTTTTACTAATTTACCAATCGCAATTGCACCAGGTATGGGATTAAATGCTTACTTCTCTTATTCTGTTGTAAAAGCCCATGAAGGCATGACTTTCGCAATTGCATTCTCTGCTGTATTCGTAGCAGGTATGATTTTAATTTTGTTATCATTCACATCTTTCCGTACGAAATTAATGGAAGTAATTCCTGAGAACTTAAAACATGCACTTACTGCTGGTATCGGTCTTTTTATTGCTTTTATCGGTTTGCGCTTAACGGGAATTGTTACAAAAAATGATGCAAACTTAGTTGGGCTTGGCGATCTTCACTCTGCTCCAGTTCTACTAGCATTAGCTGGCCTTGGAATTACAATTATCCTTATGTCTTTAAATATAAACGGGGCACTATTTATCGGAATGTTATTAACTGGGATTATCGCTTACTTCACAGGTCAATTAACATTCTCAAGCGGCGTTACATCAATGCCTGGATTACCAGAAGGAATTATCGTTTCAAACCCAATTACTGCTGTTTCTGATGTAATTAATTACGGATTATACGGCGTTGTGTTCTCATTCTTCCTCGTTACACTATTTGATACAACAGGAACATTACTTGGTGTAGCACAACAAGGCGGATTTATTAAAGACGGAAAGCTTCCAAAAGCAGGACGAGCTCTTCTATCTGACTCATTCTCAGCAACAATTGGAGCTATGTTCGGAACAACACCATCAACAGCTTACATTGAATCGTCTGCTGGTGTTGCAGCTGGTGGTCGTACTGGTTTAACAACTGTTACAGTAGCTGTTCTATTTGCATTAGCAGCATTCTTTGGACCGTTAGTTAGCGCTGTTTCTGGCGTTTCAGCTATTACAGCACCATCATTAATTATCGTTGGTAGTCTTATGATGGGCTCAGTTCGCCACATCGATTGGGATACATTCGATGAAGCATTCCCAGCATTTTTAGTAATCTTAAGCATGCCACTTACATCAAGTATCTCAACAGGTATTGCACTTGGATTTATTTCATATCCACTTATGAAAGTGGCAAAAGGACAATTCCGTGCTGTTCACCCACTTGTGTATTTATTCGGGATCTTGTTCGCTTATCAATTAGTTTTCTTACCACATTAA
- a CDS encoding sugar ABC transporter substrate-binding protein, with translation MKKLYSIVLIFLLLTLTACTNEQDAISSQKQQTVKKVTTTVENHLQTEIPSQVKKPLKIALIMQMSIGTFSSQYIEGVKKQVELFGGSVQVYNSDNDLAKMVANLDTAINSKVDGILIDHGRSEALKPGVEKALQANIPVVAFDNDLRLPGVTIIDQDDYSLAWKSLKTLAEDLNGQGNIAVVWVGGFAPMERRNVIIDAFYKRYPNIQEVARFGTASTNTPLDTQTQVEALLKKHPKKGDLQAIFASWDEFAKGVVKALEQAGRTDIKVYGIDLSNEDLQLMQKEDSPWTATAATDPAEVGNVQVRFLYKKIAGEQTPDIYSLEPYLVKKNSLPKENITMNQLSKYINGWGDSKDAYSPWMKKLEKEKK, from the coding sequence ATGAAGAAATTGTATTCCATCGTACTTATTTTTCTATTACTTACATTGACAGCTTGTACAAATGAACAAGATGCTATCTCTTCACAAAAGCAACAAACTGTGAAAAAAGTAACTACAACAGTAGAAAATCATTTACAAACAGAAATTCCAAGCCAAGTAAAAAAGCCATTAAAAATCGCATTAATTATGCAAATGTCCATCGGAACTTTTTCCTCTCAATATATTGAGGGTGTCAAAAAACAAGTCGAGCTATTCGGCGGTAGTGTGCAAGTCTACAATTCTGATAATGATTTAGCAAAAATGGTAGCAAATCTAGATACTGCTATTAATTCAAAAGTTGATGGTATTTTAATTGATCACGGTCGCTCTGAAGCACTAAAACCCGGAGTAGAAAAAGCATTACAAGCGAATATTCCTGTAGTGGCATTTGATAACGACCTACGCCTACCTGGTGTAACGATTATTGATCAAGATGACTATAGTCTTGCATGGAAATCATTAAAAACGTTAGCTGAAGATTTGAATGGTCAAGGGAATATCGCAGTCGTATGGGTTGGCGGATTCGCTCCAATGGAACGTCGCAATGTTATCATTGATGCTTTTTATAAACGCTATCCAAATATACAAGAAGTGGCACGATTCGGTACCGCTAGCACTAACACACCACTTGATACACAAACACAAGTAGAAGCTTTACTAAAGAAACATCCGAAAAAAGGAGATTTACAAGCTATTTTCGCTTCTTGGGATGAGTTTGCTAAAGGAGTTGTCAAAGCACTTGAACAAGCTGGTCGTACAGATATAAAAGTATACGGCATTGACTTAAGTAATGAAGATTTACAACTCATGCAAAAAGAAGATTCCCCTTGGACTGCTACCGCTGCTACTGATCCAGCTGAAGTAGGTAACGTTCAAGTACGATTCTTATATAAAAAAATCGCTGGTGAACAAACGCCAGATATTTATTCACTAGAACCTTATTTAGTAAAGAAAAATAGTTTACCAAAAGAAAATATAACAATGAATCAATTATCAAAATATATAAACGGTTGGGGAGACTCAAAAGATGCGTATTCTCCTTGGATGAAAAAATTAGAGAAGGAGAAAAAATGA
- a CDS encoding sugar ABC transporter ATP-binding protein: MMTFSLQNITHSYHVSTPVLEDVSIHIQKGKVHALLGMNGAGKSTLLKIATGEIQPVAGDIKIDNQSISFTSPRVAKKHGISFVTQEVDYGLIPGLSILENVLIDHLAMQNKVLFSKSKLVVLAKQHLQTVQVDLNVSEDVSNCSLHEKQLLLIARALSNNTNYLLLDEPTSSLGPKEVETFGKLLKNLTSKGIGIILISHRLSEIRNFADDVTVLHNGKVALSEAITKITDQQIVEAMTGKQLTLPINTAPKRGKEELLKVQELQLHKDHSPLSLTIRKGETVVIYGLIGSGKTTLAETLFGARHTYHAEIDGQNITIKTPRDAIKAKIALVPEERRKQGLFLSENIISHTNLHQSGWRRKQTELNNATAAITAFSISPNDPKAFIHSLSGGNQQKVSIAKWDGFKPNLFLLDEPTKGVDIAAKQDIFQFIRNITDNGSSVIYFTGEQDEALHIADRILILANGKFVGEYLPSDLSPEQLLHLSEGSYSIESHS, from the coding sequence ATGATGACATTCTCTCTTCAAAACATTACACATTCTTATCATGTCTCTACACCTGTTCTAGAAGATGTTTCAATTCATATTCAAAAAGGAAAAGTTCATGCTTTACTAGGAATGAACGGTGCTGGAAAAAGTACTTTACTAAAAATAGCAACTGGTGAAATTCAGCCAGTTGCTGGCGATATAAAAATCGATAATCAGTCTATTTCCTTTACTTCTCCACGTGTTGCAAAAAAACATGGTATTTCTTTCGTGACACAAGAAGTGGATTACGGCCTTATTCCTGGATTATCTATATTAGAAAATGTACTAATCGATCATTTAGCAATGCAAAATAAAGTACTATTTTCAAAATCAAAATTAGTCGTGCTCGCTAAACAACATTTGCAAACTGTACAGGTCGATTTAAATGTTTCGGAAGATGTTTCAAACTGCTCATTACATGAAAAACAATTACTTCTTATCGCAAGAGCTTTATCTAACAATACAAATTATCTTTTATTAGATGAGCCTACTTCTTCTCTTGGACCAAAAGAAGTTGAAACCTTTGGGAAACTATTAAAAAATTTAACATCAAAAGGAATTGGCATCATCCTAATTTCTCATCGTTTATCAGAGATTCGAAATTTCGCGGATGATGTAACTGTATTACATAACGGTAAAGTTGCACTTTCTGAAGCTATTACAAAGATTACAGATCAACAAATTGTGGAAGCAATGACTGGAAAACAACTTACACTTCCTATTAATACAGCACCAAAACGCGGAAAAGAAGAATTATTGAAAGTACAAGAACTTCAATTACACAAGGACCATTCTCCCCTTTCTCTCACCATACGGAAAGGTGAAACTGTTGTGATATACGGATTAATTGGAAGCGGTAAAACAACACTTGCTGAAACTTTATTTGGTGCTCGTCATACTTATCACGCAGAAATAGACGGTCAAAATATAACGATTAAAACACCACGAGATGCGATTAAAGCTAAAATCGCACTTGTACCAGAAGAAAGAAGAAAACAAGGCTTATTTCTTTCGGAAAATATTATAAGTCACACAAATTTACACCAATCAGGTTGGAGACGAAAACAAACCGAATTAAATAATGCTACTGCGGCAATTACCGCTTTCAGCATTTCACCGAATGATCCAAAAGCATTTATTCATTCACTTAGCGGAGGAAACCAACAAAAAGTCTCGATTGCAAAATGGGATGGATTCAAACCTAATCTATTTCTTTTGGACGAGCCAACTAAAGGGGTAGACATAGCTGCAAAACAAGATATTTTCCAATTCATTCGTAACATTACAGATAACGGAAGTTCCGTAATTTATTTCACAGGAGAACAGGATGAAGCGTTACATATCGCCGATCGTATTCTTATACTAGCAAACGGCAAATTTGTAGGTGAATACTTGCCGAGTGACCTGTCTCCTGAACAGCTTTTACATTTATCTGAAGGGAGCTATTCCATTGAATCTCATTCATAA
- a CDS encoding ABC transporter permease: MNLIHKTKTKKLYLPTHLFYQFSTIAIIIGVTIFFSIVNDSFLTYNNISDILRSISIVTLLAIGVTFTLIVDGFDLSVGSTASLATITAASCLVLYRQELLVTLLIPILCGLLVGLFNALLVIRIKLPDLLATLSIMYIVNGLHLTFSKGSSIYEGMSGATGHFIPSFLFIGQGSVVGIPVPVIIMLSVVLIAYLFLEKTTYGRFFYMTGGNREAARLAGIPTDRYRVYAYMISGLLASIGGIILCSRVGTGQVSAGAPLLMDAVAAAYIGYAMFGAKKPNVIGTFLGSVLIGIILNGLTMMNVPYYAQDIIKGGILITALAFSFIKKKRK; the protein is encoded by the coding sequence TTGAATCTCATTCATAAAACGAAAACTAAGAAACTATATTTACCTACTCATCTTTTTTATCAATTTAGCACGATCGCTATCATTATTGGAGTTACAATTTTTTTCTCTATCGTAAACGATTCTTTTTTAACCTATAACAATATTAGTGATATTTTACGTTCTATTTCTATTGTAACGTTACTTGCAATTGGTGTTACCTTTACATTAATTGTAGATGGATTTGATTTATCAGTCGGCTCTACCGCTAGTTTAGCAACAATTACCGCGGCTTCTTGTCTCGTTTTATATCGACAAGAACTATTAGTCACACTCCTTATTCCTATTCTTTGTGGTCTATTAGTTGGATTATTTAATGCATTACTCGTTATCCGAATTAAACTACCAGATTTACTAGCTACATTAAGTATCATGTATATCGTGAATGGACTACACTTAACATTCTCAAAAGGATCTTCTATTTATGAAGGAATGTCTGGTGCCACAGGACATTTTATTCCATCCTTTTTATTTATCGGTCAGGGCTCTGTTGTAGGAATTCCAGTCCCTGTCATTATCATGCTTAGCGTCGTTTTGATTGCATATTTATTTTTAGAAAAAACAACGTACGGTCGTTTCTTTTATATGACAGGTGGGAATCGAGAAGCTGCTAGACTAGCCGGTATCCCTACTGATCGTTACCGTGTATATGCTTATATGATTAGCGGTTTACTTGCCTCCATCGGCGGCATCATTCTATGTAGCCGCGTTGGAACAGGACAAGTTTCAGCAGGCGCCCCATTATTAATGGATGCAGTTGCAGCCGCCTATATCGGTTACGCAATGTTCGGTGCTAAGAAACCAAATGTCATCGGAACATTTCTTGGCTCAGTATTAATTGGAATTATATTGAACGGCCTCACAATGATGAACGTTCCTTATTATGCACAAGACATTATTAAAGGCGGTATTTTAATTACAGCTTTAGCCTTTTCATTTATTAAAAAGAAACGTAAATAA
- a CDS encoding patatin family protein: protein MLENTGLVLEGGGMRGVYTGGILEYFMEQELYFPYVIGVSAGACHAASYLSRQRNRNKTVNIDYVSHPKYLSYKNFWRKRQLFDMDFIFHEIPEKHVPFDFETYFNSPERFLVGTTDCETGQSVYFEKEGTNDDALNLLQASSSLPFIAPVVNYRGKQLLDGGISDPIPVRKAQEDGFKKSVVILTRNHGYAKKKSKFGWVAAKAYKKYPNLVNTMLTRYEVYNETLHYIEKEEQAGNLFVIRPEVPLQVDRMEKDAAKLQSLYEQGYEDAKRQFADLQAFLQK from the coding sequence ATGCTTGAAAATACGGGATTAGTATTAGAAGGCGGCGGTATGCGTGGTGTATATACGGGCGGGATATTAGAATACTTTATGGAACAAGAGTTATATTTTCCATATGTAATCGGTGTATCAGCTGGTGCTTGTCATGCAGCGTCGTATCTTTCCAGACAAAGAAATAGAAATAAAACGGTCAATATTGATTATGTATCACATCCGAAGTATTTATCGTATAAAAACTTTTGGAGAAAACGTCAGTTATTTGATATGGATTTCATTTTTCATGAAATACCAGAAAAGCATGTGCCGTTTGATTTTGAAACATACTTTAATAGTCCCGAACGCTTTCTTGTAGGAACAACGGATTGTGAAACAGGACAGTCTGTTTATTTTGAAAAAGAGGGAACGAATGATGATGCGCTAAATTTATTACAAGCGTCTAGTTCATTACCTTTCATTGCACCAGTAGTAAATTACCGTGGTAAGCAATTGTTAGATGGCGGGATTTCTGATCCGATTCCAGTTCGTAAAGCACAGGAGGATGGATTTAAAAAATCAGTCGTTATTTTGACGAGAAATCATGGTTACGCAAAGAAAAAATCAAAATTTGGCTGGGTTGCAGCGAAGGCTTATAAAAAGTATCCAAACCTTGTTAATACGATGCTAACTCGTTATGAAGTGTATAATGAAACACTTCACTACATTGAAAAAGAAGAGCAAGCTGGTAATTTATTTGTTATTCGTCCGGAAGTGCCGCTTCAAGTAGATCGTATGGAAAAAGATGCGGCAAAACTACAAAGTTTATATGAGCAAGGCTATGAAGATGCAAAGAGACAATTTGCAGATTTACAAGCGTTTTTGCAAAAATAA
- a CDS encoding MarR family transcriptional regulator yields the protein MERTVKQMEILSDIRTLLHKKEEHLKGNNEKFLRETGVSGMSLSELHVIECIGKNGLMNVTAITTEMGMTKGAISKICTKLFQKQFVEKMQMLDNQKEIFFRLTESGNEIYIAHENLHKQAEEKWLLFLDGYTKEEQDFIQRFIKDVSGHLEI from the coding sequence TTGGAACGTACAGTGAAACAAATGGAAATACTTTCGGATATTCGTACACTTTTGCATAAAAAAGAAGAGCATTTGAAAGGAAATAATGAGAAGTTTCTTCGTGAGACAGGTGTAAGCGGTATGTCTTTATCTGAGTTACATGTTATCGAGTGTATCGGAAAAAATGGTCTGATGAATGTAACGGCTATTACGACAGAAATGGGAATGACGAAGGGCGCAATCTCTAAAATTTGTACAAAGTTATTTCAAAAGCAATTCGTTGAGAAGATGCAAATGTTAGATAACCAAAAAGAAATTTTCTTCCGCTTAACGGAAAGCGGAAATGAAATATATATAGCTCATGAAAATTTGCATAAACAAGCTGAAGAAAAGTGGCTGTTGTTTTTAGATGGATATACGAAAGAAGAGCAAGATTTTATTCAAAGGTTTATAAAGGATGTCTCTGGTCATTTGGAAATATAA
- a CDS encoding MFS transporter, giving the protein MKKFKLNFILYVVCISALLSSFSQNIYTPILPMIQNSFHTSLYLVNLTVSLFTFVLAIMQLIYGPLIDTKGRKSVLIPSLIISTIGSIGCAFSPNIYLFLFFRAVQAFGIAAIPVVAATIIGDLFEGKERGEAMSLYQMLLALAPAIGPLIGGYLGNINGHLSVFLFLSTIGIILLIINISLLPETKPNVIERYKAKKNYWLILKNKTGFSITLIGFIQFCMYFCFLVFLPSILTNIFHLSTSEIGLMFVPMSLSLMLGSYCYKFLQKHFTTKQALFITSFFNIICVTLFSFTYSINIPSVIIVTSLYGFSMGLSMPTHTTLLTEEFVQERATAIGMYNFIRYLGMGTGPIVGGFLLFNQNYFWIFFLGAIIFLLIVLHAMKMLHSHAAQRA; this is encoded by the coding sequence ATGAAAAAATTCAAACTAAATTTCATTTTATATGTTGTCTGTATTAGTGCCTTACTCAGCTCCTTCTCTCAAAATATTTACACACCGATCTTACCTATGATTCAAAATTCGTTTCATACTTCTCTTTATCTTGTAAATTTAACCGTTTCACTTTTCACATTCGTTCTTGCGATTATGCAGCTCATCTATGGACCTTTAATTGATACAAAGGGAAGAAAATCTGTCCTTATCCCCAGTTTAATTATTAGTACAATCGGTTCAATCGGATGTGCTTTTTCGCCAAACATTTATTTATTTCTATTCTTTAGAGCCGTTCAAGCTTTCGGAATAGCTGCTATACCTGTAGTTGCAGCAACTATTATCGGTGATTTATTTGAAGGAAAAGAACGCGGAGAAGCGATGAGCCTTTATCAAATGTTACTTGCTCTCGCACCTGCAATCGGTCCTCTCATAGGTGGTTATCTCGGCAATATAAATGGCCACTTATCTGTATTTTTGTTTTTATCTACAATTGGCATTATCTTATTAATTATAAATATTTCACTACTCCCAGAAACAAAGCCAAATGTCATTGAGCGATATAAAGCAAAAAAGAATTACTGGCTTATTTTAAAAAATAAAACTGGATTTTCTATTACCCTTATTGGCTTTATTCAATTTTGTATGTATTTCTGTTTCCTCGTTTTCTTACCTAGCATATTAACAAATATATTTCATCTAAGCACAAGTGAAATTGGTCTTATGTTTGTACCGATGTCCCTTTCTCTTATGTTAGGAAGCTATTGCTACAAATTTTTGCAAAAACATTTCACAACAAAGCAGGCTTTATTCATCACTAGTTTCTTCAATATTATATGTGTCACTTTATTCTCTTTCACATATAGCATCAATATCCCATCCGTAATTATCGTTACCTCTTTATACGGTTTTAGTATGGGGCTTTCTATGCCGACTCACACTACTTTATTAACGGAAGAATTCGTACAAGAACGCGCAACTGCCATCGGTATGTACAACTTCATTCGCTATCTTGGTATGGGTACAGGGCCTATTGTAGGTGGGTTTCTTTTATTTAATCAAAATTACTTTTGGATTTTCTTCCTAGGGGCAATTATATTTCTACTTATAGTTTTACACGCAATGAAAATGCTACATTCCCATGCTGCACAAAGAGCTTAA
- the kdpDN gene encoding KdpD-like non-kinase potassium sensor (KdpDN resembles contains the N-terminal sensor region of KdpD but lacks the C-terminal histidine kinase region.): MSILYADDYKPTFQRRTPEEYLEYIRQQNRGKLKLYVGAAPGVGKSYKMLYDAREMKKDGMDIVIGLIETHGRIETEEAIADLEKVPLKEIQYKGKVFYELNVEEIIKRAPQVVVVDELAHSNIPGSKNKKRYMDVQELLDAGISVLSAFNIQHLESVHDIVAQITNVKVRERIPDFILQKANEIQLVDATPEVLRKRLIDGKIYKEEKIEQSLQNFFTLNNLGALRELSLREVADDMDEKISQTVIEPIGVKEKILVCVQYSSTAEKLIRRGWRMADRLNAELYVLNVERENIDSLSAGKKQTIEEWKSLTNQFDASFVLEEANGRKPADVIIEVANRLQVTQVLLGQSARTRWEEIRKGSIVNEIMRQTKYIDIHIVADQRA; encoded by the coding sequence GTGAGTATTTTGTATGCGGATGACTATAAACCGACGTTTCAAAGGCGAACGCCAGAGGAATATTTAGAATATATTCGTCAGCAAAATCGCGGGAAGTTAAAGCTATACGTAGGGGCTGCTCCAGGAGTAGGGAAAAGTTATAAAATGCTCTATGATGCTAGAGAAATGAAAAAAGATGGTATGGATATTGTCATTGGTTTAATTGAAACGCACGGCAGAATCGAGACGGAAGAAGCAATTGCTGATTTAGAAAAAGTTCCTTTAAAAGAAATACAGTATAAAGGGAAAGTATTTTATGAGCTTAATGTGGAAGAAATTATAAAGCGTGCGCCGCAAGTAGTTGTAGTGGATGAACTTGCACATAGTAATATTCCTGGATCTAAAAATAAGAAACGGTACATGGATGTACAGGAATTGTTAGATGCGGGTATATCTGTATTATCAGCGTTTAATATTCAACATTTAGAAAGCGTTCATGATATTGTAGCTCAAATTACGAATGTAAAAGTAAGAGAGCGTATTCCAGATTTTATTTTACAAAAAGCAAATGAAATTCAGCTCGTTGATGCAACGCCGGAAGTGCTAAGGAAGAGATTAATAGATGGAAAGATATATAAGGAAGAAAAAATAGAGCAAAGCTTACAAAATTTCTTCACGCTTAATAATTTAGGCGCACTAAGGGAATTATCGCTTCGCGAAGTTGCAGATGATATGGATGAGAAAATTAGTCAAACCGTTATAGAACCAATCGGTGTGAAAGAGAAAATTCTCGTTTGTGTACAATACAGTTCAACAGCAGAGAAATTAATAAGACGGGGATGGCGCATGGCCGATCGGTTAAACGCTGAATTGTATGTGTTAAACGTAGAAAGGGAAAATATAGATTCCCTTTCAGCAGGGAAAAAGCAAACAATTGAAGAGTGGAAATCGCTAACAAATCAATTTGATGCGAGCTTTGTATTAGAAGAGGCGAATGGAAGAAAGCCAGCTGATGTTATTATTGAAGTCGCGAACAGACTACAGGTGACACAAGTTTTACTTGGGCAATCGGCGAGAACACGGTGGGAGGAAATACGAAAAGGTTCTATTGTAAATGAAATTATGAGACAGACGAAGTATATTGATATTCATATCGTCGCTGATCAAAGAGCTTAA
- the kdpC gene encoding K(+)-transporting ATPase subunit C: MAKKQSILSPIIRITFTFLVLCGLVYPLIVTGIAQAVMKDNADGSLIYNDKDEVVGSKLIGQNFTDPRYFHGRVSSIEYKAEASGSNNYAPSNPDLAKRVEKSIEDWKKQNRAVPVTEVPIDLVTNSGSGLDPDISPKAASVQVDRISKITNIPKEKLDQLIKDQTEGAALGLFGEDRVNVLKLNLELQKLMK; the protein is encoded by the coding sequence ATGGCGAAAAAACAAAGTATACTTTCACCAATTATTCGTATTACTTTTACGTTCTTAGTGTTGTGTGGACTTGTATACCCGCTTATTGTAACCGGTATTGCGCAAGCGGTAATGAAGGATAATGCGGATGGAAGTCTTATATATAATGATAAGGATGAAGTAGTTGGTTCAAAATTAATCGGTCAAAATTTCACAGATCCACGTTATTTTCATGGGCGTGTCTCTAGTATAGAATATAAAGCAGAAGCGTCTGGTTCAAATAACTATGCACCGTCTAATCCAGATTTAGCAAAACGAGTTGAGAAAAGTATTGAAGACTGGAAAAAACAAAACCGAGCCGTTCCAGTTACAGAAGTACCGATAGATTTAGTGACGAATTCAGGTTCAGGGCTTGATCCTGACATTAGTCCGAAGGCCGCTTCCGTACAGGTGGATCGCATCTCGAAAATAACGAATATTCCGAAAGAAAAGCTAGATCAATTGATTAAGGATCAAACGGAAGGTGCTGCACTTGGTTTGTTTGGAGAAGATCGCGTGAACGTCTTAAAGTTAAATTTAGAATTACAGAAACTAATGAAATAG